A stretch of Saccharomyces cerevisiae S288C chromosome IV, complete sequence DNA encodes these proteins:
- the HSP31 gene encoding glutathione-independent methylglyoxalase (Methylglyoxalase that converts methylglyoxal to D-lactate; involved in oxidative stress resistance, diauxic shift, and stationary phase survival; has similarity to E. coli Hsp31 and C. albicans Glx3p; member of the DJ-1/ThiJ/PfpI superfamily, which includes human DJ-1 involved in Parkinson's disease and cancer; exists as a dimer and contains a putative metal-binding site; protein abundance increases in response to DNA replication stress) has protein sequence MAPKKVLLALTSYNDVFYSDGAKTGVFVVEALHPFNTFRKEGFEVDFVSETGKFGWDEHSLAKDFLNGQDETDFKNKDSDFNKTLAKIKTPKEVNADDYQIFFASAGHGTLFDYPKAKDLQDIASEIYANGGVVAAVCHGPAIFDGLTDKKTGRPLIEGKSITGFTDVGETILGVDSILKAKNLATVEDVAKKYGAKYLAPVGPWDDYSITDGRLVTGVNPASAHSTAVRSIDALKN, from the coding sequence ATGGCcccaaaaaaagttttacTCGCTCTTACCTCATATAACGATGTATTCTACAGTGACGGCGCCAAGACCGGTGTTTTTGTTGTAGAAGCCTTACATCCCTTCAACACATTCCGAAAAGAAGGTTTTGAAGTCGATTTTGTATCTGAAACCGGAAAATTTGGTTGGGATGAGCATTCCTTAGCCAAAGATTTTCTAAATGGTCAAGACGAAACggattttaaaaataaagacTCAGATTTCAACAAGACATTGGCTAAAATTAAGACACCAAAAGAGGTGAATGCCGATGAttaccaaattttttttgcatctGCAGGCCACGGTACCTTATTTGACTATCCTAAGGCTAAAGACTTGCAGGACATTGCTTCCGAAATTTATGCTAACGGTGGTGTTGTCGCAGCTGTTTGTCACGGTCCTGCTATTTTTGATGGGTTAACAGACAAAAAAACAGGAAGACCATTGATCGAAGGTAAATCTATCACCGGTTTTACTGATGTTGGTGAAACCATTTTGGGTGTTGATAGTATTTTGAAAGCCAAGAATTTGGCAACCGTTGAAGATGTTgctaaaaaatatggcGCTAAGTATTTAGCTCCGGTTGGGCCCTGGGATGATTACTCTATTACTGACGGAAGACTGGTAACAGGTGTGAATCCTGCTTCTGCGCACTCCACTGCCGTAAGATCCATCGACGCTTTAAAAAACTGA
- the CAB1 gene encoding pantothenate kinase (Pantothenate kinase, ATP:D-pantothenate 4'-phosphotransferase; cytoplasmic enzyme that catalyzes the first committed step in the universal biosynthetic pathway for coenzyme A (CoA) synthesis; transcription is regulated by Upc2p via a sterol response element; overexpressed human homologs, PANK1 and PANK3, complement yeast hypomorphic alleles, while PANK2, a gene implicated in pantothenate-kinase associated neurodegeneration, partially complements after the mitochondrial transit peptide is removed) — protein MPRITQEISYNCDYGDNTFNLAIDIGGTLAKVVFSPIHSNRLMFYTIETEKIDKFMELLHSIIKEHNNGCYRMTHIIATGGGAFKFYDLLYENFPQIKGISRFEEMEGLIHGLDFFIHEIPDEVFTYNDQDGERIIPTSSGTMDSKAIYPYLLVNIGSGVSILKVTEPNNFSRVGGSSLGGGTLWGLLSLITGAQTYDQMLDWAQEGDNSSVDMLVGDIYGTDYNKIGLKSSAIASSFGKVFQNRMTSNKSLENNENKLYSSHESIEKNNGQMFKNPDICKSLLFAISNNIGQIAYLQAKINNIQNIYFGGSYTRGHLTTMNTLSYAINFWSQGSKQAFFLKHEGYLGAMGAFLSASRHSSTKKTST, from the coding sequence ATGCCGCGAATTACTCAAGAGATATCTTACAATTGCGATTATGGCGACAATACTTTCAACCTTGCTATTGATATAGGAGGCACTCTGGCTAAAGTAGTCTTCTCGCCTATACACAGTAACAGGCTGATGTTCTACACCATTGAAACAGAGAAAATTGACAAGTTCATGGAACTTCTGCATTCTATTATCAAAGAACATAACAATGGATGCTATAGAATGACTCATATAATTGCCACTGGTGGTGGCGCCTTCAAGTTTTATGATTTGTTgtatgaaaattttcctcAAATAAAAGGTATATCGAGGTTCGAAGAAATGGAAGGCTTAATTCACGGTTTAGACTTTTTCATTCATGAGATTCCCGATGAAGTTTTCACTTACAACGATCAAGATGGCGAAAGGATAATACCCACCAGTTCCGGCACCATGGACTCAAAGGCTATCTACCCATACCTTCTAGTCAATATAGGGTCGGGTGTCTCAATATTAAAAGTCACCGAACCAAACAATTTTAGTAGAGTAGGCGGTTCTTCACTGGGAGGAGGAACTCTTTGGGGCCTATTATCACTAATTACTGGCGCTCAAACTTATGATCAGATGCTCGATTGGGCACAAGAGGGTGACAATTCTAGCGTTGATATGCTAGTTGGAGATATTTATGGAACAGACTATAATAAAATTGGTCTAAAGTCGTCAGCTATTGCAAGTTCATTTGGTaaagttttccaaaatagAATGACATCTAACAAatctttggaaaacaaCGAAAATAAATTATATTCCTCACATGAGTCTATTGAGAAAAACAATGGACAAATGTTTAAGAATCCTGATATTTGTAAAAGTCTTCTATTCGCCATCTCCAACAATATTGGGCAAATAGCTTATTTGCAAGCtaaaatcaataatatacagaatatataCTTTGGCGGATCTTATACCAGAGGACATTTGACTACCATGAACACTTTGAGCTACGCTATTAATTTTTGGTCACAAGGATCAAAGCAAGCgttttttctcaaacatGAAGGCTATTTGGGTGCAATGGGTGCTTTCCTAAGCGCGTCTCGTCATTCATCTACTAAGAAAACAAGTACGTAG
- the KRE28 gene encoding Kre28p (Subunit of a kinetochore-microtubule binding complex; complex bridges centromeric heterochromatin and kinetochore MAPs and motors; required for sister chromatid bi-orientation and kinetochore binding of SAC components; complex also includes Spc105p; modified by sumoylation) produces MDTGSASIKDYETVLTDIEDSIAVSSEEVLNNQELRLKNTLHEITSSILAINEENKFVNPLRNDESLDVEGKEVFVNPKILSAKIKEFNKLMELLKLTYLEQETLDYFFRFTLSSTKPLQLDSEKDPQFVKLNERVNDLKEEISNVQESKIEQIKAEIQETGHNFAERQDLINELYLEATGDIENCWDSLNELKNLTNKEDKNMMGEKDTILNSSDSDDFVEETYTNWQKLLFLQKQNQRLTKELKEMHEVKNQIIRKGEQSKKEDSGHLMANESELCQSINLLTKFWEKHFLLKGSKTTILNFEIFTQLGKVQFEIKDMQYIIAISLSDLKRPMIKDITILQKAGGNIVTDIEASSKFNNKYRNNTKVQIFEVMDDIISELTNE; encoded by the coding sequence ATGGATACAGGGAGTGCGAGCATAAAGGACTATGAGACCGTGTTAACGGATATTGAGGATTCTATTGCTGTGAGCAGCGAAGAAGTGCTAAATAACCAAGAACTAAGGCTCAAAAATACATTGCACGAAATTACTTCCAGCATTCTGGCAATAAATGAAGAGAACAAGTTTGTGAATCCTCTTAGGAACGATGAGAGCTTAGACGTAGAGGGAAAGGAGGTCTTTGtaaatccaaaaattctGAGTGCAAAAATCAAGGAGTTCAATAAACTAATGGAGTTACTTAAGTTGACTTACTTGGAACAGGAGACATTGGACTATTTCTTCAGGTTTACTTTGTCCTCGACGAAACCTTTGCAGTTAGATTCCGAAAAAGACCCCCAATTTGTAAAACTTAATGAAAGAGTTAATGATttaaaggaagaaatttCGAATGTTCAAGAAAGCAAAATAGAACAAATCAAAGCTGAAATCCAAGAGACCGGTCACAACTTTGCAGAAAGGCAAGATTTAATAAATGAGTTGTATCTGGAAGCCACTggtgatattgaaaattgttgggattcgCTCAATGaactaaaaaatttaacaaacaaagaagataaGAATATGATGGGAGAAAAAGATACGATATTAAATTCAAGTGATTCAGATGATTTTGTGGAAGAGACATACACGAATTGGCAAAAACTACTATTTTTGCAGAAGCAAAATCAAAGGTTAACGAAAGAGCTCAAGGAAATGCATGAAGttaaaaatcaaataataCGAAAAGGAGAgcaatcaaaaaaagaggatTCTGGACATTTAATGGCCAATGAATCAGAATTATGTCAGTCAATTAATTTGctaacaaaattttgggAAAAGCACTTTTTACTCAAAGGGTCAAAGACGACTATattaaattttgaaatctttacCCAGCTTGGAAAAGTacaatttgaaataaaGGATATGCAATATATAATTGCCATATCTTTAAGCGATTTAAAAAGGCCAATGATAAAAGACATTActattttacaaaaagCGGGTGGCAATATAGTCACAGACATTGAAGCGAGCAGTAAATTTAACAATAAGTACAGAAATAATACTAAGGTGCAAATCTTTGAGGTAATGGATGACATTATAAGCGAGCTAACAAACGAATAA
- the APA2 gene encoding bifunctional AP-4-A phosphorylase/ADP sulfurylase (Diadenosine 5',5'''-P1,P4-tetraphosphate phosphorylase II; AP4A phosphorylase involved in catabolism of bis(5'-nucleosidyl) tetraphosphates; APA2 has a paralog, APA1, that arose from the whole genome duplication), with protein sequence MIEENLKQKIHDKFVAAKKNGHLKVTHAESKKLKDPQTTTQYWVTFAPSLALKPDANKNSDSKAEDPFANPDEELVVTEDLNGDGEYKLLLNKFPVVPEHSLLVTSEFKDQRSALTPSDLMTAYNVLCSLQGDKDDDVTCERYLVFYNCGPHSGSSQDHKHLQIMQMPEKFIPFQDVLCNGKDHFLPTFNAEPLQDDKVSFAHFVLPLPESSDQVDEDLLAMCYVSLMQRALTFFQDWTNESPELTKSYNVLLTKKWICVVPRSHAKSGPPLMLNINSTGYCGMILVKDREKLENLTEDPHLVDKSLLQCGFPNTAGQKPTEYHY encoded by the coding sequence ATGATTGAAGAGAATTTGAAACAGAAAATCCACGATAAGTTCGTTGCAGCCAAAAAGAATGGGCATCTGAAAGTAACGCATGCAGAATCCAAGAAGTTGAAAGATCCTCAAACGACGACACAATATTGGGTGACATTTGCTCCATCTTTGGCACTTAAGCCAGACGCTAACAAGAATAGCGATTCAAAGGCGGAGGACCCGTTCGCCAATCCCGACGAAGAACTAGTGGTGACTGAAGATCTAAATGGTGACGGAGAATATAAGCTGCTACTCAACAAATTTCCTGTGGTCCCTGAACATAGTCTCCTAGTGACAAGCGAGTTTAAAGACCAGAGATCTGCTTTGACGCCAAGTGACTTGATGACTGCTTATAATGTGCTCTGTTCTCTCCAAGGAGACAAGGACGATGATGTCACTTGTGAAAGGTATCTGGTCTTTTATAATTGTGGACCTCATAGCGGTTCCTCACAAGATCACAAACACTTGCAGATCATGCAAATgcctgaaaaatttatacCTTTTCAGGACGTATTGTGCAACGGAAAGGATCATTTCTTGCCCACCTTCAACGCAGAGCCATTACAAGATGATAAGGTTTCCTTTGCTCATTTCGTCTTGCCGCTGCCGGAATCGTCTGATCAAGTGGACGAAGATCTTCTTGCTATGTGTTACGTATCTTTGATGCAGAGAGCACTTACATTTTTCCAAGATTGGACCAATGAGTCTCCGGAGTTGACCAAGTCATACAATGTGCTACTGACCAAGAAATGGATCTGTGTAGTTCCAAGATCGCATGCCAAGAGTGGACCGCCATTGATGTTAAACATTAACTCCACGGGGTACTGTGGTATGATCCTCGTTAAAGACAGAGAAAAACTAGAGAACCTCACTGAAGATCCTCATCTTGTGGACAAGTCGTTACTGCAATGCGGTTTCCCCAACACAGCAGGCCAAAAACCAACAGAGTATCACTATTAA